From bacterium:
AGGAGATCGACGACCTGATCCGCGGCCAGGCCGAGCACTGGCGGCTCGAGCGCATGCCCGCCGTCGATCGCAATATTCTGCGGCTCGCGGTTTACGAGTTCCTCTACGAGCCGGACGTGCCCAAGCTCGTTATCGTGGACGAGGCGATCGAGCTGGCCAAGAAGTTCGGATCCAAGGACTCGGGGCGATTCGTCAACGGGCTGCTCGACGGCCTGCTCAAGAAGCGCCAGTTCCCGGGCGTGATGAGTTAAGAGGCGGTATCCATGGCGAAATACGATCACAAAACCATCGAGGCGAAATGGCAGAGCCGCTGGGAGAAGCGCCGGGTGGCCGAGATCGACCTGTCGAACTCCCAAAACAAGTACTACATGCTGATGATGTTCCCGTATCCCTCGGGAGACCGGCTGCATGTCGGGCACGGTCGCAACTACATACTCGGCGATGCTCTGTACCGCTTTCTTCGGATGCGCGGCAAGCGACCCCTGAATCCGATGGGCTGGGACTCCTTCGGTCTGCCGGCCGAGAACGCCGCGATCGCTCGTTCGGTACATCCACGGGACTGGACGCTCAACAACATCCGAGTGATGAAGGAGCAGTTCAAACGTTGGGGCATCCTCTTCGATTGGTCCAAGGAAGTCGCGTCCTGCAGACCTGACTACTACCGCTGGAACCAGTGGCTGTTCCTGCGTATGTTCGAAAAGGGACTGGCCTACAAGAAGCGAGCGCCGGTCAACTGGTGCCCGAGCTGTCAGACGGTGCTCGCCAACGAGCAGGTGGTGGAAGGTCGCTGCGAGCGCTGCCGCTCGGAGGTGATCCAAAAAGACCTGGAGCAGTGGTTCTGGAAGATCACCGAGTACGCGGAGCGGCTCCTCGGCGGTTTGGACGGATTGGACGGTTGGCCCGATCGGGTCAAGACGATGCAGCGCAATTGGATCGGCCGCTCCGAGGGCGCCGAGCTCGATTTTCGGATCCCGGCCATCGACGAGGCGCTGACCGTGTTCACCACCCGGCCGGACACCATTCACGGGGCGACCTTCATGGTGCTGGCGCCGGAGCATCCGGTGGTCGAGAGACTCCTCGGCGACGGGAAACGCGATCGAGAAGTCAGGTCGTGGATCGAGCGCATCCGCAACACCCTCAGATTGGAGCGAGAGGGCGAAGGCGTGACCAAAGAAGGGCGCGACACGGGAGCCATGGCGCTCAATCCCGCGACCGGCGAAGAGATTCCCATCTGGCTGGCCAACTACGTTCTCCCGGACTACGGCACCGGTGCGATCATGGCCGTACCCGCCCATGACGCTCGCGACCTCGCCTTTGCCCGCCAGGAAGGACTCGGGGTCCGCCTCGTCTACCATCCGGAGGACGAAGACGTCGACGCCGCGTCAATGACCGAGCCGATTCTCAATCGCGGCACAATTCGGAATGCCAAGCCCTTCGACGGCCTGAGCGACAGCAAGGAGACCGTCGCCAAGTTCGTCGCCTGGGTCGAGGAGAAGGGCTTCGGCCGGGCCCGGGTGACCTACCGCCTTCGGGACTGGCTGATTTCCCGGCAGCGCTACTGGGGCACGCCGATCCCGATCGTCTATTGCGAAGGCTGTGGACCCGTGGGCATTCCCGAGGACCAGCTTCCGGTCGAGTTGCCCTATGACGTCGAGTTCACCGGCAAGCAGGGCAATCCGCTGTCGCGATCGGAGGACTTCGTGAACACGACCTGCCCCCGGTGCGACGGTCCGGCGCGCAGGGAAACCGACACGATGGACACCTTCGTCGACAGCGCCTGGTACTACCTGCGCTATCTCTCGGCAAGAGACGATACGAGGATCTTCAGCTCCGAGGTTGCCGAGGAGTGGATGCCGGTCGATCAGTACATCGGCGGTATCGAGCATGCGATCCTGCATCTGCTGTACGCGCGCTTCGTGTGCCGGGTCTTGCACGACTTCGGTCTCGTAGCGGTGGAGGAGCCGTTCACGAATCTTTTCAACCAGGGGATGATCACGCGCTACTCCGAAGCCAGCGGCCGGGTGGAGAAGATGTCCAAGTCCCGCGGCAATACGGTGTCCCCGGACAAGCTCATCGAGGACATGGGCGCGGACACCGAACGTGTCTATACCCTGTTCCTGGGGCCTCCGGAAGACGAAGTCGAGTGGAACGACGAGGCTGTCTACGGCGCCTATCGTTTCCTGAACCGCGTGATCCGGATGCAGAGCCGGCTCGGAGAGGCACCGCACAACGGCATGGCGGATGAGGAGCTGGAGCGTCTGACTCACCAGAGCGTCGAGCGCGTCACCCGCGATCTCGAGAAGTTCAAGTTCAACACGGCCATCGCCGGGCTCATGGAGCTCATGAACGGCCTGTCGCGAGCGGTCGAGGAGAAGTCGGCCTCGCGCGTCGTCTGCGAGGGCAGCTTCGACACCCTGCTTCAGCTGCTGCACCCGATGGCGCCCCATCTCACGGAGGAGCTCTGGGAGGAGAGAGGACATCCCGAATCGCTCTTGGATGTCGACTGGCCGGACTTCGATCCGGACAAGCTCGCCACCGAGACCGTCGAGTTGGTGGTTCAGGTAGACGGCAAGCTCCGGGACCGGGTTGCGGTCCCCGCAGACACGGATGAGGCGCGGGTGAGGGATTTGGTGCTGGCAAGCGATAGAGTGGCCCGACACGTCGAAGGCCGGGAGATCGCTCGCATGATCTTCGTTCCCGGTCGACTGGTCAACTTCGTCACGAGGCAAAGCGCATGACACTGCTCAAGAGGATCTCGACGGCATCGCGGACCCGGGCGTTGACGGCCCTCGCCCTGGTTCCGCTCTTTCTGATCGGATGCGGATATGCGCTCGTGGGCCGCACCAGCACCCTCCCGGAAGACGTCCGCAACATCTATGTCGAGGCGCTCAAGAACACGACGCGGCGATCACAGCTCGAGCAGGTTCTGGCGCGGGCGATCGCGGACGAGTTCGTGACCCGGCGTCGTTTCGAGGTCGTGCGCAACCGCAGCGAAGCCGACGGCATTTTGAGCGGCACGGTGAACTCCTACTACGTGCGACCGGTCACATTCGCCAGCGGAGGCCGGGCCACGGAGTACGAGATCGTGATCGGGGCCCAGATGCTTTTCACGCGCGCCAACGGTGACGAGGTGCTCTGGCAGCAGGACCGCTACACGTTTCGCGAGCTCTACGAGGCCAATGTCTCGGAAGCCGACTTCTTCAGCCGCCAGGACGAGGCCATCGAAGAGGTCGCGGTCAAGTTCGCGCAGACTCTGGTGATCGACCTGCTCGAAGGGTTCTGATCCAAGACGGTCGAGCTCCGTCTCGACCGTCCGGCCGAGCTATGAATCGATCGCCGCGACCGCCTTTTGCAGGCGGGACTTGGTGCGCGCGGCGGCGTTTCTGTGGATGCCGCCCTTCTGAGCGGTACCGTCCACCAGGCGGAGGGTCTGCGGCAAGAGGTTCTTGGCCTTGTCGGCGTCTCCCTCGGCAACGGCGCTGCGAAGGTCTTTGACCGCGGATCTCATGCGGCTCTTCGTGCCCTTGTTTCTCTGGCGGGAGCGCTCGGCTTGCAGAATGCGCTTTTCGGTGGACTTGTTGTTTGCCATGGTGGGTCTCTCTCGAGGTTTCGCGCCGGGCCCTACCCGGAGCGCTGGCGGAGTGTAGCGGTCGGGCTAGCCGGGGTCAACACCCAGAGAGCGCAGGCGCTGCCGGGCCAGGTTGGCCTCGTCGGACTGCGGGTACTGCCGGACCACGTTGCGGAGCTGGACCAGACCCTGTTCCCGCTGGCCGACCTCGAGATAGGCGTAACCCTTCTTGAGCAGCACGCTGGGGATCTTGTCGCTGCGGGGATAGCTCTTGAGAATCTGGTCGAACTCGTTGACCGCCTGGGAGTACTTGCGCTGAGAAAAGAGCGACTCGGCGATCCAGTAGTTCGCGTTGTCGGCCAGGTCGGTCTCCGGGAAAGCATCCAAGTAGCGTCGGAAGCCGGAGATCGCGAGATCGTACTTGCCGCCCAGATAGTCGGAGTAGGAGGAGTCGTAGAGGTCACGTGGATTCTCGGGCGGCTCGATCGTGGGAGCGGCCGGCCGTCGGAGCGATCCGCCGAGAGCGCTCCGCACGGCCTGCAGTTCCTGATTGGTAGCGGTGATTTGCTGCGATAGTTGAGCGAGCCGGTAATTGCTGTCACCGAGGTTCGCCTGGAGCTGCTCGATCTGGGTCGAGAGCTGTTCCAGGCCGACCAGCATCTCGGCCTCGGACTTGAGCAAGGCCTCGGTCTGGGTTGCGACCTCACCGCGCAACGTGGCGACTTCTTCCTTGCTCGAGCTCTGCTGTTGCAGGACCAGGACCTGGCGCTGGATGTCGGAAAGCTGCGCCTGAATCGCTTCGATGTCGCTGGTCGAAACGCAACCACCTACTAGCGGTGTAAGAGCCAGAAGCGCTATCGCTGGGCGGCGGATGAGAGCCATCGGCAACTACGAGGTCTATCAGCTATCGGTGCGACC
This genomic window contains:
- the nusB gene encoding transcription antitermination factor NusB, which encodes MSPRRKGRELAAQALYQCDLGASEAEEALSLFRPAEYGTDDGEVNARQGPPTPQAPETAASKKSFTYAQALVRGTLDNLQEIDDLIRGQAEHWRLERMPAVDRNILRLAVYEFLYEPDVPKLVIVDEAIELAKKFGSKDSGRFVNGLLDGLLKKRQFPGVMS
- a CDS encoding leucine--tRNA ligase, translating into MAKYDHKTIEAKWQSRWEKRRVAEIDLSNSQNKYYMLMMFPYPSGDRLHVGHGRNYILGDALYRFLRMRGKRPLNPMGWDSFGLPAENAAIARSVHPRDWTLNNIRVMKEQFKRWGILFDWSKEVASCRPDYYRWNQWLFLRMFEKGLAYKKRAPVNWCPSCQTVLANEQVVEGRCERCRSEVIQKDLEQWFWKITEYAERLLGGLDGLDGWPDRVKTMQRNWIGRSEGAELDFRIPAIDEALTVFTTRPDTIHGATFMVLAPEHPVVERLLGDGKRDREVRSWIERIRNTLRLEREGEGVTKEGRDTGAMALNPATGEEIPIWLANYVLPDYGTGAIMAVPAHDARDLAFARQEGLGVRLVYHPEDEDVDAASMTEPILNRGTIRNAKPFDGLSDSKETVAKFVAWVEEKGFGRARVTYRLRDWLISRQRYWGTPIPIVYCEGCGPVGIPEDQLPVELPYDVEFTGKQGNPLSRSEDFVNTTCPRCDGPARRETDTMDTFVDSAWYYLRYLSARDDTRIFSSEVAEEWMPVDQYIGGIEHAILHLLYARFVCRVLHDFGLVAVEEPFTNLFNQGMITRYSEASGRVEKMSKSRGNTVSPDKLIEDMGADTERVYTLFLGPPEDEVEWNDEAVYGAYRFLNRVIRMQSRLGEAPHNGMADEELERLTHQSVERVTRDLEKFKFNTAIAGLMELMNGLSRAVEEKSASRVVCEGSFDTLLQLLHPMAPHLTEELWEERGHPESLLDVDWPDFDPDKLATETVELVVQVDGKLRDRVAVPADTDEARVRDLVLASDRVARHVEGREIARMIFVPGRLVNFVTRQSA
- a CDS encoding LptE family protein, whose translation is MTLLKRISTASRTRALTALALVPLFLIGCGYALVGRTSTLPEDVRNIYVEALKNTTRRSQLEQVLARAIADEFVTRRRFEVVRNRSEADGILSGTVNSYYVRPVTFASGGRATEYEIVIGAQMLFTRANGDEVLWQQDRYTFRELYEANVSEADFFSRQDEAIEEVAVKFAQTLVIDLLEGF
- the rpsT gene encoding 30S ribosomal protein S20; translated protein: MANNKSTEKRILQAERSRQRNKGTKSRMRSAVKDLRSAVAEGDADKAKNLLPQTLRLVDGTAQKGGIHRNAAARTKSRLQKAVAAIDS
- the ybgF gene encoding tol-pal system protein YbgF; this encodes MALIRRPAIALLALTPLVGGCVSTSDIEAIQAQLSDIQRQVLVLQQQSSSKEEVATLRGEVATQTEALLKSEAEMLVGLEQLSTQIEQLQANLGDSNYRLAQLSQQITATNQELQAVRSALGGSLRRPAAPTIEPPENPRDLYDSSYSDYLGGKYDLAISGFRRYLDAFPETDLADNANYWIAESLFSQRKYSQAVNEFDQILKSYPRSDKIPSVLLKKGYAYLEVGQREQGLVQLRNVVRQYPQSDEANLARQRLRSLGVDPG